From the genome of Cytobacillus firmus, one region includes:
- the pheT gene encoding phenylalanine--tRNA ligase subunit beta → MFVSYKWLQEYVDLSGVTPAELAEKITKSGIEVEGVEVLNEGIKGVVVGHVLEREQHPNADKLNKCLVDTGAGEPVQIICGAPNVDKGQKVAVATVGAVLPGNFKIKRAKLRGEESNGMICSLQELGIESKLIAKEYSEGIYVFPNDTEVGQDALEQLNRDDQILELGLTPNRSDCLSMLGVAYEVAAILGRDVKLPAPQAETSSERASDYIDVQVDAKEDNPLYVAKVVKNVKVGPSPVWMQARLMAAGIRPHNNVVDVTNYILLEYGQPLHAFDYDRLGSKQILVRRANDGEVIVTLDDAERELTSDHLLITNGTEPIALAGVMGGANSEVQPDTKNVIIESAYFKGATVRKASKDHGLRSEASARFEKGVDPNRVRAAAERAVQLLAQYAGGEVLEGSVEADALQVKPAVVSVTLEKINRGLGTELSMKEVEDIFARLQFATNTDNDTITVTVPTRRGDITIEEDLIEEVGRLFGYDNLASTLPIGSSTPGHLTQYQNKRRLVRRFLEGAGLYQAVTYSLTNEAKAAQYALEERKPVQLAMPMSEDRSLLRLSIVPQLLEVLKYNSARQNDSLAVYETGAVFLSNGEEELPEEREHLAGAVTGLWHSHPWQGEKKPVDFYVVKGILEGLFEKLGLSDKIEFRQAQKDGMHPGRTAEILLSGESVGFVGQIHPTVEKELDLKETYAFELSLKAILEEEVSPLQYEAIPRFPSITRDIALVADQGTAAGELKGIIKEAGGKLLKDVHVFDLYEGERMEPGKKSLAFSLKYFDPERTLTDDDVTKAHDKVLEAVKEKAGAVLRG, encoded by the coding sequence ATGTTCGTTTCATATAAATGGCTGCAGGAATATGTTGATTTATCAGGCGTTACACCTGCAGAGCTTGCAGAAAAGATTACTAAAAGCGGTATTGAAGTTGAAGGCGTAGAGGTTTTGAATGAAGGCATCAAAGGTGTGGTTGTAGGGCATGTCCTTGAAAGGGAACAACACCCAAATGCCGATAAACTGAATAAATGTTTAGTTGATACAGGTGCTGGTGAGCCTGTACAAATCATCTGCGGTGCCCCAAATGTGGATAAGGGACAGAAAGTGGCCGTGGCTACAGTAGGAGCTGTTCTTCCAGGCAATTTTAAAATAAAGCGTGCCAAGCTGCGCGGCGAAGAATCGAATGGAATGATCTGTTCGCTTCAAGAGCTCGGCATTGAAAGCAAGCTGATTGCAAAGGAATACTCTGAAGGCATTTATGTTTTCCCTAATGATACAGAGGTTGGCCAGGATGCTCTTGAGCAGCTTAATCGTGACGACCAGATTCTGGAGCTTGGATTGACACCTAACCGTTCTGACTGCTTAAGCATGCTGGGTGTTGCATATGAAGTGGCAGCTATTTTAGGAAGGGACGTAAAGCTTCCTGCACCTCAAGCTGAGACTTCTTCCGAGAGGGCATCTGATTACATTGATGTTCAGGTGGACGCAAAGGAAGATAATCCTCTTTACGTTGCGAAAGTAGTAAAAAATGTAAAGGTTGGCCCGTCTCCTGTATGGATGCAGGCGCGTTTAATGGCAGCAGGCATTCGTCCTCACAATAATGTGGTGGATGTCACAAACTACATTTTGCTTGAATACGGGCAGCCGCTGCATGCTTTCGATTATGACCGGCTGGGATCGAAGCAAATCCTTGTCCGAAGAGCAAATGATGGCGAAGTGATTGTTACTCTTGATGATGCAGAGCGTGAGTTAACATCAGATCATCTTTTAATAACAAATGGGACAGAGCCAATTGCACTTGCGGGTGTCATGGGCGGGGCAAATTCTGAAGTGCAGCCTGACACTAAAAATGTGATTATCGAATCAGCTTATTTTAAAGGTGCAACAGTAAGAAAAGCATCAAAAGACCATGGCTTAAGAAGTGAAGCAAGTGCCCGCTTTGAAAAAGGTGTGGATCCAAACAGGGTTAGAGCTGCTGCAGAAAGAGCTGTTCAACTGCTTGCACAATATGCGGGCGGAGAAGTACTTGAAGGTTCTGTAGAAGCTGATGCACTGCAAGTGAAACCTGCCGTGGTGTCTGTAACACTTGAAAAAATCAATCGTGGCCTTGGCACGGAATTATCCATGAAAGAAGTAGAGGATATTTTTGCCCGTCTTCAATTTGCGACGAATACTGATAACGATACAATTACGGTTACAGTTCCCACTCGCAGAGGCGACATCACGATTGAAGAAGACCTGATTGAAGAAGTTGGCCGTTTATTTGGCTACGATAATCTGGCATCGACTTTGCCGATTGGATCGTCTACACCAGGGCATCTTACCCAATACCAGAATAAACGCAGATTGGTCCGCCGCTTTCTTGAAGGTGCGGGGCTATATCAGGCAGTAACTTATTCATTAACAAATGAAGCAAAAGCGGCTCAATATGCACTGGAAGAACGCAAGCCTGTGCAGCTGGCAATGCCTATGAGTGAGGACCGCAGCCTGCTTCGGTTAAGTATTGTTCCTCAGCTTCTGGAGGTATTAAAATATAATTCGGCACGCCAGAACGACAGCCTGGCTGTTTATGAAACAGGAGCAGTGTTCCTCTCCAATGGAGAAGAGGAATTGCCTGAAGAGCGTGAGCATCTTGCCGGTGCGGTTACTGGCCTATGGCACAGCCATCCATGGCAGGGAGAAAAGAAGCCGGTTGATTTTTACGTTGTAAAAGGTATCCTTGAAGGGTTATTTGAAAAGCTGGGACTTTCTGATAAAATTGAATTCCGTCAAGCGCAAAAGGATGGAATGCATCCTGGCAGAACAGCAGAAATATTGCTTTCCGGGGAATCAGTGGGATTTGTCGGCCAAATCCATCCAACTGTCGAAAAAGAACTTGATTTGAAAGAAACCTATGCATTTGAGCTTTCATTAAAAGCGATTTTGGAAGAAGAAGTTTCACCTTTGCAGTATGAAGCTATTCCGCGTTTCCCTTCAATCACAAGGGATATTGCACTTGTGGCAGATCAGGGAACAGCAGCAGGCGAGCTTAAAGGGATCATTAAAGAAGCTGGCGGCAAATTATTAAAAGACGTCCATGTTTTTGACTTGTACGAAGGCGAACGGATGGAGCCAGGCAAAAAATCGCTTGCTTTCTCCCTTAAGTACTTCGACCCTGAACGTACTCTGACGGATGATGATGTAACAAAAGCGCATGACAAAGTATTAGAAGCTGTGAAGGAAAAAGCCGGAGCAGTATTGAGAGGATAA
- the pheS gene encoding phenylalanine--tRNA ligase subunit alpha, with amino-acid sequence MQERLKELQTEALEKISTAADLKELNDIRVSYLGKKGPITEVLKGMGKLSAEERPKMGALANEVRDSIAAGIEKKQKHLEEAAVQEKLAAEKIDVTLPGRPVKSGNHHPLTRIIEEIEDLFIGMGYTVAEGPEVEKDYYNFEALNLPKGHPARDMQDSFYITEDILLRTHTSPVQARTMEKHEGKGPVKIICPGKVYRRDNDDATHSHQFMQIEGLVVDENIRMTDLKGTLEVFAKKMFGDDREIRLRPSFFPFTEPSVEMDISCKICGGKGCSVCKGTGWIEILGAGMVHPNVLEMAGFDSKKYTGFAFGMGPERIAMLKYGVDDIRHFYTNDVRFLKQFSIHE; translated from the coding sequence ATGCAAGAGCGTTTAAAGGAACTGCAAACTGAAGCGTTAGAAAAGATCAGCACAGCCGCTGATTTAAAAGAGCTAAATGATATCCGTGTATCCTATTTAGGCAAAAAAGGCCCGATTACTGAAGTGCTTAAAGGAATGGGGAAATTGTCTGCGGAAGAGCGTCCAAAAATGGGGGCCCTTGCGAATGAAGTCCGGGACAGCATTGCTGCCGGAATTGAGAAAAAGCAAAAGCACCTGGAGGAAGCGGCTGTTCAGGAAAAACTGGCTGCAGAAAAAATTGATGTCACTCTTCCGGGAAGACCTGTTAAATCAGGAAACCACCATCCGCTGACACGAATAATTGAAGAAATTGAAGATTTGTTCATTGGAATGGGTTATACAGTAGCTGAAGGCCCTGAAGTTGAAAAAGATTATTATAATTTTGAAGCATTGAATCTTCCTAAAGGCCATCCTGCCCGGGATATGCAGGATTCCTTCTATATTACAGAAGACATTCTTCTTCGAACCCATACTTCGCCGGTACAGGCAAGAACAATGGAGAAGCATGAAGGCAAGGGACCAGTTAAAATCATTTGCCCTGGTAAAGTATATCGCCGTGATAATGACGACGCTACTCACTCCCACCAGTTCATGCAAATAGAGGGCCTTGTTGTAGATGAAAACATCCGAATGACTGATTTAAAAGGAACATTGGAAGTCTTTGCAAAGAAAATGTTCGGTGATGACAGGGAAATCCGTCTTCGTCCAAGTTTCTTCCCGTTTACAGAGCCATCAGTGGAAATGGATATTTCCTGTAAGATCTGCGGCGGAAAAGGCTGCAGCGTATGTAAAGGCACTGGCTGGATTGAAATTCTTGGTGCCGGAATGGTTCATCCAAATGTCCTGGAGATGGCAGGCTTCGACTCTAAGAAATACACAGGCTTTGCATTCGGAATGGGTCCTGAGCGAATTGCCATGCTGAAGTATGGTGTAGACGATATTCGTCATTTCTACACAAATGATGTGCGTTTCTTGAAGCAATTTTCAATTCATGAATAA
- a CDS encoding TrmH family RNA methyltransferase, producing the protein MKHIQSAKNPKVKEWKKLLARKERDKTGTFLVEGFHLVEEALKANQIAEIIISENKNMPPGWDYGDIPVTMVTDDIIGLLADTETPQGIFAVCSQEPSTEEVKGKQFLLIDAVQDPGNLGTMIRTADAAGIDAVIVGEGSVDAYNPKVLRSAQGSHFHLPILRGNLSDWVVRLKESNVPVYGTALENAREYTRYESSDSFALLVGNEGNGVNKELLANTAANLYIPIFGKSESLNVAVAAGILLYHLRK; encoded by the coding sequence TTGAAGCATATACAATCTGCAAAAAATCCAAAAGTTAAAGAATGGAAAAAACTTCTGGCCAGAAAAGAGCGTGACAAAACAGGTACCTTTTTAGTTGAAGGTTTTCATTTGGTGGAAGAAGCACTTAAAGCCAATCAAATAGCAGAAATAATCATTAGTGAAAATAAAAATATGCCTCCCGGCTGGGATTATGGCGACATCCCTGTAACAATGGTTACTGATGACATCATCGGACTGCTGGCGGATACGGAAACACCACAGGGAATTTTTGCTGTCTGCAGCCAGGAGCCATCCACTGAGGAAGTGAAAGGAAAACAGTTTTTATTAATTGATGCCGTACAGGATCCCGGCAATCTGGGCACGATGATCAGGACGGCAGATGCTGCTGGAATTGATGCTGTTATTGTAGGTGAAGGCAGCGTTGACGCATATAACCCAAAGGTGCTCCGCTCTGCACAGGGCAGCCACTTTCATTTGCCGATTTTAAGAGGAAATCTTTCTGACTGGGTCGTCAGATTGAAAGAAAGTAATGTACCTGTCTATGGAACCGCTTTGGAAAATGCCCGGGAATACACACGATATGAGTCCTCTGATTCCTTCGCACTTCTCGTTGGAAATGAAGGGAACGGGGTAAATAAAGAACTCCTCGCTAATACAGCAGCAAACCTTTATATACCGATATTCGGGAAAAGCGAATCACTCAATGTGGCGGTGGCTGCCGGAATTCTTCTTTATCATCTAAGAAAATAG
- the sspI gene encoding small acid-soluble spore protein SspI — protein MNLNLRNAILHNVSGNSQDELKDTIVDAIQNGEEKMLPGLGVLFEVIWKNSSEEDKLEMLQTLESSLK, from the coding sequence GTGAATTTAAACCTGCGCAATGCCATTTTACACAATGTATCAGGCAACTCTCAAGATGAACTGAAAGATACAATCGTGGATGCCATTCAAAATGGGGAAGAAAAAATGCTGCCTGGCTTAGGTGTATTATTTGAGGTAATCTGGAAAAACTCCTCTGAAGAAGACAAGCTGGAAATGCTTCAAACCTTGGAGAGCAGTCTTAAATAA
- a CDS encoding M42 family metallopeptidase → MAKLDETLTMLKELTDAKGIPGNEREPREVMKKYIIAYADEVTTDGLGSLIAKKTGKEGGPKIMVAGHLDEVGFMVTNIDDKGFIRFQTVGGWWSQVMLAQRVTIVTSKGDVTGVIGSKPPHILSPDARKKPVEIKDMFIDIGASSREEAKEWGVKPGDMVVPYFEFTVMNNEKMLLAKAWDNRIGCAIAIDVLKQLKDAEHPNEVYGVGTVQEEVGLRGARTSAQKIEPDIAFGVDVGIAGDTPGISEKEAMSKMGKGPQIILYDASMVSHKGLRDLVTDTADELNIPYQFDAIAGGGTDSGAIHVTHNGVPSLSITIATRYIHSHAAMLHRDDYENAVKLIAEVIKKLDRETVDKITFE, encoded by the coding sequence ATGGCTAAATTAGATGAAACATTAACGATGCTTAAAGAATTAACAGATGCGAAAGGAATACCGGGAAATGAGCGCGAACCGCGCGAGGTTATGAAAAAATACATAATAGCCTATGCTGATGAAGTGACAACAGATGGACTGGGGAGTCTCATTGCTAAAAAAACTGGCAAAGAAGGCGGCCCGAAGATTATGGTAGCCGGCCACTTGGATGAAGTTGGATTTATGGTAACAAACATTGATGATAAAGGTTTCATCCGCTTCCAGACAGTTGGCGGCTGGTGGTCACAAGTTATGCTGGCACAGCGGGTGACGATTGTAACATCGAAAGGAGATGTTACCGGGGTAATTGGTTCAAAACCGCCGCATATTTTATCTCCGGATGCTCGCAAGAAACCTGTTGAAATTAAAGACATGTTCATTGATATTGGTGCTTCAAGCCGTGAAGAAGCGAAAGAATGGGGCGTAAAACCTGGTGACATGGTGGTTCCATATTTTGAGTTTACGGTTATGAATAATGAAAAAATGCTTCTGGCGAAAGCCTGGGATAACCGCATTGGCTGCGCAATTGCCATAGACGTGCTCAAGCAATTGAAAGATGCTGAACATCCAAATGAAGTTTATGGTGTAGGAACGGTACAGGAAGAAGTTGGTCTTCGCGGAGCCCGTACTTCTGCGCAAAAAATCGAGCCGGATATCGCATTTGGTGTAGACGTTGGAATCGCAGGCGACACACCGGGAATTTCTGAAAAAGAAGCCATGAGCAAAATGGGCAAAGGTCCGCAAATTATCCTTTATGATGCATCAATGGTCTCTCACAAAGGCCTGCGTGACCTTGTAACAGACACTGCAGATGAACTGAATATCCCTTATCAATTTGATGCCATTGCTGGTGGAGGAACAGATTCAGGAGCCATTCATGTTACACATAATGGAGTTCCATCCCTTTCAATCACCATTGCAACACGGTACATCCATTCCCATGCAGCAATGCTTCACCGCGATGACTATGAAAATGCAGTAAAGCTGATTGCTGAAGTGATTAAGAAGCTTGACAGGGAAACTGTTGATAAGATTACATTTGAATAA
- a CDS encoding dUTP diphosphatase encodes MNYQQLFQMQKGLDSHIESNHGLEEADLFDRKILALLVELGELANETRCFKFWSLKPSSPQDTVLEEFVDGIHFILSLGIECGFDGDKDLTVPVEKTVSVNGQFLSVYEAIGKFRTSRSLTDYKELIAVYLHLGEMLGFNSSQIEKAYIDKNEVNYKRQAEGY; translated from the coding sequence ATGAATTATCAGCAATTATTCCAAATGCAAAAAGGGCTGGACAGCCATATAGAATCAAACCATGGTTTAGAGGAAGCAGATTTATTTGACCGGAAGATACTGGCGCTGCTTGTTGAATTGGGAGAGCTTGCTAATGAGACAAGATGCTTTAAGTTTTGGAGCCTTAAGCCTTCCTCCCCTCAGGATACAGTATTGGAGGAGTTTGTTGACGGTATACATTTCATTTTATCGCTTGGAATTGAATGCGGATTTGACGGGGATAAGGACCTTACTGTTCCTGTGGAAAAGACGGTTTCAGTGAATGGCCAGTTCTTGTCTGTTTATGAAGCTATCGGAAAGTTTCGGACCAGCCGTTCTTTAACAGATTATAAAGAGCTTATTGCAGTTTACTTACATCTGGGGGAAATGCTTGGATTTAACTCTTCGCAAATAGAAAAAGCATATATAGACAAGAATGAAGTAAATTATAAGAGGCAGGCTGAAGGATATTAA
- a CDS encoding TVP38/TMEM64 family protein: MNDQLTLLFAMAETAGILAPIAFIFFHIIRQFLFIPVPLVCITGGVLFGSFFGSVFSLAGLMISSILFYFLITKMPGTHEKLSLLKKRWFGEYRNLTVGQVAVLRLIPFIHYHLLSFCLMERNKGFNQFLKNSWITNLPLAVFYTVFGEFISRFTPSMIVLILLSLSVLVFVLREKVTVIKWKEFFKTA, translated from the coding sequence ATGAATGATCAATTGACTTTATTGTTTGCTATGGCAGAGACTGCTGGAATTCTTGCTCCCATTGCTTTTATCTTTTTTCATATCATCCGGCAGTTTCTATTTATTCCGGTCCCGCTTGTCTGCATAACAGGGGGAGTTCTTTTTGGCAGTTTTTTTGGCTCTGTTTTCTCTCTTGCAGGGTTAATGATCAGCAGCATTCTATTTTATTTTCTAATCACAAAAATGCCGGGGACGCATGAAAAGCTTTCTTTATTAAAGAAGCGGTGGTTTGGAGAGTATCGGAATTTAACTGTCGGCCAGGTTGCAGTTTTAAGGCTTATCCCTTTTATTCATTATCATTTGCTGAGCTTTTGCCTGATGGAAAGAAACAAGGGATTTAATCAGTTTCTTAAAAATTCATGGATCACTAATTTGCCGCTGGCTGTTTTTTATACCGTTTTCGGAGAATTCATCAGCAGATTTACTCCTTCAATGATTGTCCTGATTTTGCTGTCACTTTCTGTTTTAGTATTTGTACTGAGGGAAAAGGTTACAGTTATTAAATGGAAGGAATTCTTCAAAACAGCATAA
- a CDS encoding DUF1294 domain-containing protein — protein sequence MIKTIALIYLIMNVIGFYLMKLDKEKAKRNEFRISEKNLWITAFLSGAAGMTLGMKTFRHKTKHVQFKWGLPFLALLEAGLLLYLVIQLS from the coding sequence ATGATTAAAACAATTGCTCTTATCTATCTGATCATGAATGTGATTGGCTTTTACCTGATGAAGCTTGATAAAGAAAAAGCAAAACGGAATGAGTTCCGTATAAGTGAGAAGAACCTCTGGATCACAGCCTTTTTGAGCGGGGCAGCGGGAATGACTTTGGGTATGAAGACCTTCAGGCATAAAACGAAGCATGTTCAGTTTAAATGGGGACTGCCTTTTTTGGCATTGCTTGAAGCAGGGCTGCTATTGTACCTGGTTATTCAATTGTCATAA
- the rplT gene encoding 50S ribosomal protein L20: protein MPRVKGGTVTRKRRKKVIKLAKGYFGSKHTLYKVANQQVMKSLMYAYRDRRQKKRDFRKLWVTRINAAARMNGLSYSRLMHGLKLAGIEVNRKMLAELAIADEKAFAELASVAKQQLSK, encoded by the coding sequence ATGCCACGTGTAAAAGGCGGTACAGTTACTCGCAAACGTCGTAAAAAAGTCATCAAATTAGCTAAAGGTTATTTCGGTTCAAAACATACATTATACAAAGTTGCTAACCAGCAGGTTATGAAATCCCTAATGTATGCTTACCGCGACCGTCGCCAGAAAAAGCGCGACTTCCGCAAACTTTGGGTTACTCGCATTAACGCAGCAGCTCGCATGAACGGTCTTTCTTACAGCCGTTTAATGCACGGTTTAAAGCTTGCTGGCATCGAAGTTAACCGCAAAATGCTTGCTGAATTAGCAATTGCTGACGAAAAAGCATTTGCTGAATTAGCATCAGTTGCAAAGCAGCAGCTTAGCAAGTAA
- the rpmI gene encoding 50S ribosomal protein L35, which produces MPKMKTHRGAAKRFKRTGSGKLKRSHAYRSHMFANKSQKQKRKLRKGTLVSSGDYKRIRNLLVNLK; this is translated from the coding sequence ATGCCAAAAATGAAAACTCACCGCGGCGCTGCTAAGCGTTTCAAAAGAACAGGTTCTGGTAAACTGAAGCGTTCTCACGCTTACAGAAGTCATATGTTCGCGAACAAATCTCAAAAGCAAAAGCGTAAGCTTCGCAAAGGAACTCTTGTTTCTTCAGGCGATTACAAGCGCATCCGTAACTTATTAGTAAATCTTAAGTAA
- the infC gene encoding translation initiation factor IF-3: MLLNEGIRAREVRLIDQNGEQLGIKSKFDALEIASRANLDLVLVAPSAKPPVARIMDYGKFKFEQQKKDKEARKNQKIISIKEVRLSPTIEEHDFNTKLRNAIKFLEKGDKVKASIRFKGRAITHKEIGQRVLIRFAQACNEVAIVESHPKMDGRSMFMVLAPKNDK, encoded by the coding sequence ATGTTGTTAAACGAGGGCATTCGCGCCCGCGAAGTCCGTCTTATTGACCAAAACGGCGAGCAGTTAGGTATTAAATCAAAATTCGACGCACTTGAAATCGCTTCTCGTGCCAATCTTGATCTTGTTCTGGTTGCACCGAGTGCGAAGCCTCCGGTAGCCCGTATCATGGACTACGGAAAGTTCAAATTCGAGCAGCAGAAGAAAGATAAAGAAGCTCGCAAAAACCAGAAGATTATCAGTATTAAAGAAGTTCGTCTTAGCCCGACTATTGAAGAGCATGACTTTAATACTAAACTTCGCAATGCTATTAAATTCCTTGAAAAAGGCGATAAAGTAAAAGCATCGATCCGATTCAAAGGTCGTGCCATTACGCATAAGGAAATTGGCCAGCGTGTACTAATTCGATTCGCACAAGCATGCAATGAAGTTGCAATAGTGGAATCACATCCAAAAATGGATGGCCGAAGCATGTTTATGGTCTTAGCACCGAAAAACGACAAGTAA
- the thrS gene encoding threonine--tRNA ligase translates to MSEVVKVSFPDGAVKEFPKGTTTEDIAASISPGLKKKAIAGKLDGEMYDLRRPIEKDGAIEIVTPDSSDALEVLRHSTAHLMAQAIKRLYKNVKLGVGPVIEGGFYYDIDLEESLSPEDLPVIEKEMKKIINENLDIIRKEVSRNEAVEMFKEIDDEYKLELIEAIPEEETVTIYEQGEFFDLCRGVHVPSTGKLKEFKLLSIAGAYWRGDSDNKMLQRIYGTAFFKKEDLAEHLRLLEEAKERDHRKIGKELNLFMNSQKVGQGLPMWLPKGATIRRNIERYIVDKEERLGYDHVYTPIMGSVDLYKTSGHWDHYQEDMFPVMEMDNEQLVLRPMNCPHHMMIYKNGIHSYRELPIRIAELGTMHRYEMSGALSGLQRVRGMTLNDAHIFVRPDQIKEEFKRVVHLILEVYKDFDISDYSFRLSYRDPQDTEKYFDDDEMWEKAQAMLKEAMDEIGLNYFEAEGEAAFYGPKLDVQVKTALGKDETLSTVQLDFLLPERFDLTYVGEDGKPHRPVVIHRGVVSTMERFVAFLIEEYKGAFPTWLAPVQVQVIPVSPDIHFDYAKNVQEQLQAEGFRVELDDRNEKIGYKIREAQMQKTPYMLVVGDNEAAEKAVNVRKYGEQKSETVSFGDFISALKAEVKR, encoded by the coding sequence ATGTCAGAAGTTGTTAAAGTTTCGTTTCCAGATGGAGCTGTAAAGGAGTTTCCAAAGGGAACGACAACAGAAGATATTGCAGCTTCGATCAGCCCGGGCCTTAAGAAAAAGGCAATTGCCGGCAAGCTGGATGGAGAAATGTATGATCTTCGCCGTCCAATCGAAAAGGATGGAGCTATTGAAATTGTAACACCCGACTCAAGCGATGCGCTGGAGGTTCTTCGCCACAGCACTGCCCATTTGATGGCTCAGGCGATCAAGCGTTTATATAAAAATGTAAAGCTTGGAGTAGGCCCAGTCATTGAAGGCGGATTTTATTATGACATCGACCTGGAAGAATCACTTTCACCAGAAGATCTTCCAGTGATTGAAAAAGAAATGAAAAAGATTATTAATGAAAACCTTGATATTATCCGCAAAGAGGTCAGCCGCAATGAAGCGGTAGAGATGTTCAAGGAAATAGATGACGAATATAAGCTTGAACTGATCGAGGCTATCCCTGAAGAGGAAACAGTGACAATCTATGAGCAGGGCGAATTTTTTGACCTCTGCCGCGGTGTTCATGTTCCTTCTACAGGCAAATTGAAAGAGTTCAAACTATTAAGCATTGCCGGAGCGTATTGGAGAGGCGACAGTGACAATAAGATGCTTCAGCGGATCTATGGAACAGCTTTCTTCAAGAAAGAAGACCTGGCAGAGCATTTGCGTCTCCTTGAGGAAGCAAAAGAGCGTGACCACCGTAAAATCGGCAAAGAGCTTAACCTGTTCATGAATTCGCAAAAAGTAGGCCAGGGCCTGCCAATGTGGCTTCCAAAAGGGGCAACAATCCGCCGCAATATCGAGCGCTATATCGTGGATAAGGAAGAAAGACTGGGCTATGACCATGTCTATACTCCAATCATGGGAAGCGTGGATCTTTATAAAACATCCGGCCACTGGGATCATTACCAGGAAGACATGTTCCCTGTAATGGAGATGGATAACGAACAGCTTGTTCTGCGTCCAATGAACTGCCCGCATCATATGATGATCTACAAGAATGGCATCCACAGCTACCGCGAACTGCCAATCCGTATTGCAGAGCTTGGAACAATGCACCGCTATGAAATGTCAGGAGCCCTATCCGGCCTTCAGCGTGTACGAGGCATGACTTTGAATGATGCACATATCTTTGTAAGACCTGACCAGATCAAGGAAGAGTTTAAGCGCGTAGTACATTTGATCCTCGAAGTATATAAAGACTTCGATATCAGTGACTACTCATTCCGTCTTTCCTACAGAGATCCGCAGGATACTGAGAAGTACTTTGATGACGATGAAATGTGGGAAAAAGCACAAGCAATGCTTAAAGAAGCGATGGATGAAATCGGCCTCAATTATTTTGAGGCAGAAGGCGAAGCTGCTTTCTACGGTCCTAAATTGGATGTACAAGTTAAAACTGCGCTTGGCAAGGATGAGACACTATCCACTGTCCAGCTGGACTTCCTGCTTCCAGAACGATTTGACCTGACATATGTAGGGGAAGATGGAAAGCCTCATCGCCCGGTCGTTATCCACCGCGGAGTAGTTTCCACTATGGAGCGTTTTGTGGCATTCCTGATTGAGGAGTACAAGGGTGCGTTCCCAACTTGGCTTGCCCCAGTTCAAGTCCAGGTCATTCCGGTATCTCCTGATATTCACTTTGATTATGCGAAAAACGTCCAGGAGCAGCTTCAGGCTGAGGGCTTCCGCGTTGAGCTGGATGACCGCAATGAAAAAATCGGATATAAGATCCGTGAAGCGCAAATGCAAAAAACTCCATACATGCTTGTTGTTGGAGACAATGAAGCAGCTGAAAAAGCTGTCAATGTCCGCAAATATGGAGAGCAAAAGTCAGAAACTGTTTCATTTGGGGACTTCATTTCAGCACTAAAAGCTGAAGTTAAACGATAA